In the Cololabis saira isolate AMF1-May2022 chromosome 7, fColSai1.1, whole genome shotgun sequence genome, one interval contains:
- the LOC133446895 gene encoding NEDD4 family-interacting protein 1-like — MAEQNSNVRYQELVNEEEPAQPSQENPAQDAPPPYSSIVAANAAFFEYKEDGGRFPNPPSYNIATTLPSYDEAERSKAETAIPLVTGRISEEDFVARDDFEDADQLRIGNDGIFMLTFFMAFLFNWIGFFLSFCLTTSAAGRYGAISGFGLSLIKWVLIVRFSTYFPGYFDGQYWLWWVFLALGFMLFVRGFVNYSRVRKLVDPTYATLPRTRVLFIY, encoded by the exons ATGGCGGAGCAAAACAGCAACGTCAGATATCAAGAG CTGGTCAATGAGGAGGAGCCAGCTCAGCCTTCCCAAGAGAATCCTGCCCAGGATGCACCACCACCCTACAGCAGCATCGTTGCAGCAAATGCAG CTTTCTTTGAATacaaggaagatggaggaaggttTCCCAACCCTCCATCATACAACATTGCCACTACTTTGCCCTCCTATGATGAGGCAGAGAGGAGCAAAGCAGAGACTGCCATCCCCCTGGTCACTGGAAGAATCTCG GAGGAGGATTTTGTGGCCAGAGATGACTTTGAAGATGCTGACCAGCTGCGAATAGGAAATGATGGCATCTTCATGCTCACTTTCTTCA TGGCATTCCTGTTCAACTGGATTGGCTTCTTTTTGTCGTTCTGTTTGACGACATCAGCCGCTGGTCGATACGGAGCCATCTCAGGCTTTGGCCTGTCTCTCATCAAATGGGTTCTTATTGTCAGG TTTTCTACCTATTTCCCTGGTTACTTTGATGGGCAGTACTGGTTGTGGTGGGTCTTCTTGGCTCTGG GGTTCATGCTGTTCGTCAGAGGTTTTGTCAACTACTCCAGAGTGCGCAAATTGGTCGATCCTACTTACGCCACTCTTCCCAGAACAAGGGTACTTTTTATCTATTAG